Proteins encoded in a region of the Bubalus bubalis isolate 160015118507 breed Murrah chromosome 9, NDDB_SH_1, whole genome shotgun sequence genome:
- the TPM4 gene encoding tropomyosin alpha-4 chain isoform X4, with amino-acid sequence MAGLNSLEAVKRKIQALQQQADEAEDRAQGLQRELDGERERREKAEGDVAALNRRIQLVEEELDRAQERLATALQKLEEAEKAADESERGMKVIENRAMKDEEKMEIQEMQLKEAKHIAEEADRKYEEVARKLVILEGELERAEERAEVSELKCGDLEEELKNVTNNLKSLEAASEKYSEKEDKYEEEIKLLSDKLKEAETRAEFAERTVAKLEKTIDDLEDELYAQTLKHKATSEELAHAFTDTTSLGGGWGATLCPSNTEVCLLTVAPPLLWASRSSSFLPPCLIFQAFCCCAFDCVTEIKTGRPHLHALSFSFSPLAAFEP; translated from the exons ATGGCTGGCCTCAACTCCCTGGAGGCGGTGAAACGCAAGATCCAGGCCCTGCAGCAGCAAGCAGATGAGGCGGAGGACCGCGCGCAGGGCCTGCAGCGCGAGCTGGACGGCGAGCGCGAGAGGCGCGAGAAA GCCGAAGGTGATGTGGCAGCTCTCAATCGGCGCATCCAGCTCGTTGAGGAGGAGTTGGACAGGGCTCAGGAACGACTGGCCACAGCCCtgcagaagctggaggaggcagAAAAGGCTGCAGATGAGAGTGAGAG AGGGATGAAGGTGATAGAAAACCGCGCCATGAAAGATGAGGAGAAGATggagattcaggagatgcagcttAAAGAGGCCAAGCACATCGCTGAGGAGGCTGACCGCAAATACGAGGAG GTAGCTCGTAAGTTGGTCATCCTGGAGGGTGAGCTAGAGAGGGCAGAGGAGCGTGCCGAGGTGTCCGAACT AAAATGTGGTGACcttgaagaagaactcaagaatGTCACTAACAACCTGAAGTCACTAGAGGCTGCATCTGAAAAG TATTCTGAAAAGGAGgacaaatatgaagaagaaattaaaCTTCTGTCCGACAAACTGAAAGAG GCTGAGACCCGTGCCGAATTTGCAGAGAGAACAGTTGCAAAACTGGAAAAGACAATTGATGACCTGGAAG ATGAGCTGTACGCTCAGACACTCAAACACAAAGCTACCAGCGAGGAGCTGGCCCATGCTTTCACCGACACGACCTCTCTCGGAGGTGGCTGGGGTGCCACCCTCTGTCCTAGCAATACTGAAGTctgccttctcactgtggcgCCTCCACTCCTGTGGGCTTCTAGAAGCTCCAGTTTCCTGCCTCCTTGTTTGATCTTTCAAGCCTTCTGCTGCtgtgcctttgactgtgtgactgaaaTAAAGACAGGCCGTCCTCATCTTCATGCcctctcattttcattttctccacttGCTGCCTTTGAGCCATAG
- the TPM4 gene encoding tropomyosin alpha-4 chain isoform X2: MAGLNSLEAVKRKIQALQQQADEAEDRAQGLQRELDGERERREKAEGDVAALNRRIQLVEEELDRAQERLATALQKLEEAEKAADESERGMKVIENRAMKDEEKMEIQEMQLKEAKHIAEEADRKYEEVARKLVILEGELERAEERAEVSELKCGDLEEELKNVTNNLKSLEAASEKYSEKEDKYEEEIKLLSDKLKEAETRAEFAERTVAKLEKTIDDLEEKLAQAKEENVGLHQTLDQTLNELNCI, encoded by the exons ATGGCTGGCCTCAACTCCCTGGAGGCGGTGAAACGCAAGATCCAGGCCCTGCAGCAGCAAGCAGATGAGGCGGAGGACCGCGCGCAGGGCCTGCAGCGCGAGCTGGACGGCGAGCGCGAGAGGCGCGAGAAA GCCGAAGGTGATGTGGCAGCTCTCAATCGGCGCATCCAGCTCGTTGAGGAGGAGTTGGACAGGGCTCAGGAACGACTGGCCACAGCCCtgcagaagctggaggaggcagAAAAGGCTGCAGATGAGAGTGAGAG AGGGATGAAGGTGATAGAAAACCGCGCCATGAAAGATGAGGAGAAGATggagattcaggagatgcagcttAAAGAGGCCAAGCACATCGCTGAGGAGGCTGACCGCAAATACGAGGAG GTAGCTCGTAAGTTGGTCATCCTGGAGGGTGAGCTAGAGAGGGCAGAGGAGCGTGCCGAGGTGTCCGAACT AAAATGTGGTGACcttgaagaagaactcaagaatGTCACTAACAACCTGAAGTCACTAGAGGCTGCATCTGAAAAG TATTCTGAAAAGGAGgacaaatatgaagaagaaattaaaCTTCTGTCCGACAAACTGAAAGAG GCTGAGACCCGTGCCGAATTTGCAGAGAGAACAGTTGCAAAACTGGAAAAGACAATTGATGACCTGGAAG AAAAACTTGCCCAGGCCAAAGAAGAGAACGTGGGCTTACATCAGACACTGGATCAGACACTAAACGAACTAAACTGTATATAA
- the RAB8A gene encoding ras-related protein Rab-8A, translating into MAKTYDYLFKLLLIGDSGVGKTCVLFRFSEDAFNSTFISTIGIDFKIRTIELDGKRIKLQIWDTAGQERFRTITTAYYRGAMGIMLVYDITNEKSFDNIRNWIRNIEEHASADVEKMILGNKCDVNDKRQVSKERGEKLALDYGIKFMETSAKANINVENAFYTLARDIKAKMDKKLEGNSPQGSNQGVKITPDQQKRSSFFRCVLL; encoded by the exons ATGGCGAAGACCTACGATTACCTGTTCAAGCTGCTGCTGATCGGGGACTCGGGGGTGGGGAAGACCTGTGTCCTGTTCCGCTTCTCCGAGGACGCCTTCAACTCCACTTTCATCTCCACCATAG gaatTGACTTTAAAATTAGGACCATAGAGCTCGATGGCAAGAGAATTAAGCTACAGATATG GGACACAGCTGGTCAGGAACGGTTTCGGACGATCACAACGGCCTACTACAGGGGTGCAATG GGCATCATGCTGGTCTACGACATCACCAACGAGAAGTCCTTTGATAACATCCGGAACTGGATTCGGAACATTGAAGAG cacgCCTCTGCAGACGTCGAAAAGATGATCCTTGGGAACAAGTGTGACGTGAATGACAAGAGACAAGTTTCCAAGGAACGGGGAGAAAAG ctggCCCTGGACTATGGAATCAAGTTCATGGAGACAAGCGCAAAGGCCAACATCAACGTGGAGAAC GCATTTTACACTCTCGCCAGAGACATCAAAgcaaaaatggataaaaaattg GAAGGCAACAGCCCCCAGGGGAGCAACCAAGGAGTCAAAATCACCCCGGACCAGCAGAAGAGGAGCAGCTTCTTCCGATGTGTTCTTCTGTGA